A segment of the Promicromonospora sukumoe genome:
AGGTCACCCGGTTCGCATCAAGGACCGGTTCGGTCAGGTCGACCGGCGCGTCCACGACCAGTTCCTGCCCGTCGCGCACCAGGCGCGCCAGTGGCTGCCCCTCGGAGCCGTCCGAGACCGAGATCTCGTTGACGGACACCGCCACGTCCAGCCGCCCGTCGCCGGGCATGCGGTCGACGAACCGATTGTCCGTGGGCAGCCACCTGCCGTCGACCAGGACCCGGGCTGCGCCCGCTGTGGTCGTCAGACGCAGCCGGCCGTCCTCGGTCGCGTGCGTGGTCTGCCACGGGGTGCGGTCATCCGTGATCTCGACGTCCAGCCCACACTGGTGCGCCAGCTCCAGAGCCTCCGCCTGCGTAGCGACGGCCACCTGGCAGTCCACATTCATCGCCGCGGGGACGGCCAATGCGGGCTGGGCGCCTAGCACCACCACGACCAGCCCCGCCACACCTGCGACCAGCGTCTGCTGGATCCGAGCCCGCCCCATCACATGTCCTCTTTCTCGGTCGGGTCCAGCAGTGCCATTGCTTCGTCGGCGTCGCCGGTGCCGGTGAAGGTCTCGAAGTCCGACCCCTGGCACAGGCGACGGATCTTCGACTCGGCCACGACCTGCCCGTCGAACACCCGGACGTTGTCGACCCGGCCCTGCCAGAAGTTGTCCTGGACCCCGGACATGAGCCGGCGTCCGACGGAGAAGGGCGCGTTCGTGGTCCACGAGGTGGTGAGCTTCGTGGCGGCGACTCCTACGACGGGGTCGCCGGGTAGCGGGGTCTGCCGGGTTCCAATCTGGCATGCCCAGACCTTCACCTCGTCGGTCTTGTCGTCGTACGCGCCGGTCAGGTGCACCCACTCGCCGGGCTTGGCCTCGAACGGCGCCTGCGCCGACACTGCCGAGGCACCGTCCGTGTCCGAGCCGTACATGATGAACGACCAGCACGGCTTGCTGTTCATCGCCGCGCACGAGGCCCGGTAGCCCAACGTGAACGGACTGGTGCGTGTCCCGTTCTGCGACAGAGCGACATGCTGACCGGTCAAGCTGGTGTTCGGGTCCAACCAGACGTGGGCGGAGACCACGAAGCTCTTGGACGTGTCCACCACGGGGCCGTCAGTGACCAACCTGTCGTCCACGCCGTCGAACGACACAGCCTTGTCGCCGGCCCGGGACTCGAACTCCTCGTGCGGGCCCGTGGTCCACTGCGGCAACGTCGAATTGGTCTCCGTGCCACGGAACTGCAGAGGCTGAGTGCCCTTGCCCTGCACTCGCTCGGAGGCGACAGTGCCGGTTCCGTCGTCCAGCGGCCACACCGCCGTCGCGATCGCGGGCGCCACATCGAACTTGTACTCACGCACCGACAACGACGCATTGCCAGCGCGGTCGAACGCCTTGACGCTCAAGGTGATCGCTCCCGGTCTTTTCGGGGTATAGGAGATCGTATGGTTCGCGCCAGGGGCCACACTCTCGCCCTCTGAGAACGTGTCGGTGCCGAACGACCACTCGTACCGGACCGTGTCAGTCGAGCCCTGCGCGCCGAGGAGGAACTTGCCTTCCTGACCGGCCCCGCCGGACTCCAGGCCGCCCTTTTCCACATTGGGGTACACCGCTTCCACCCCGACGGTCACCGGGTCAACCGTCGGAGTGTGCGGCGGAGCGGTATCCACCTCGAAGTAGCACCACGCCGACCAGGCGCCCGTGGCCCCAGCCGGGTCCACCGCACGCACCCGCCACCGATAGATGTTCCCGTTGAAGAGCTTGCCGCTCGACACCATCAACTTGTGTTGGCCGCCAGCCTTCAACCCGGAGTACGCGCCCCACACCTTGTTCTCGGTCGCGGTGTTCCAGACCTCGAACTGCCCCTTGGACTGCGTTCCGTCAGGATCCGTAATCGTCGCCCCGACGGTCGGCCGAGTAGTTCTCAAATACGCCCTCGAAGTCGCCGGCCGGCAACCCTTGTCGATGCCGTCGACCCACGTCTTCAGGTACTTGGGGTCACCCGGCGGCCGGTTATAGGTCACCGACAGCGTCGCACCGTGGTCCGCGTCGCCGTTGTACTGCGAGCCCGCGTAGCGCTTCCACTTCGACATCGTGGACTCGTCAACCTTGAGCCCCAGGGTCAGGTACGACCAGTTCGACGACGCAACCTTCTTCGCCGACTCCGTCACGTCGAACCCGATACGCACCTGGCGCCCGTCGCACCCCGACCGGTGGATCACCGACTTCGAGCCGACCTGGGTGGACCAGGACGCCATCGAGTTCCACGACGTCGAGGTGGAGACCTGCGCGTTGCCGAGCTGGTAGAGCATCGTCCCGGCGGCCTGGCAGGTCGCACCGAAGACGCCACTGACCGAGAACTCGGCACCGGTCACATCCATCGACCGCAGCTCGCCGACCTTCGTCGCCCGGAACTCGTACAGCACCCGCTGCTTGGACGTCACCCCCGCGCACTCGGCCCCGTACGAGCTGGCCGCATCGCACAGGCCGACACCGTGGTCACCCAGCGGCCGGTCCTGGAACTTGTACCCGGACGACGAAGTGGGCCACGCCGACTTCACACCCGCCCACTCGTTCAGTGTCACGCCCGTCACCGACGGGTCGATCACGACAGGGAAGACCGCGCCCTCCCCGACCAGCATCTCCTGGTCCGGGACGATCGACACCGTTGCAGAGCGCCCGGACTCGGTGGTCGGCTCGACGTCGACCGGAAGCTCGGCAAGATCCTCGCGATGTGCCATCCCAGGCGCGGCCGGCTCATCCCCCGCAGCGGATTCCGCATCCGAGGCTCCGGCCGCACCAACCCTGGCTGCCGACGGAACGGGTTCCGCCGACGGCTGCTCCGGCTCGCTCCACATCAGCGGCACCGGTGCCAGGAAGACCTGCTCGCCCTCTGCATCGATCGCGGCGAACCCGTCCCCTTCGTCCACCAGGGTCAGTCCCGGCGAGACCCGCACATCGAACGCGAGCTCTTCCAGCTCCGGGTTCGACGCTGCTTCCTCGTCCGCAACCCGGATCAACTCACGAAACCCTGTGGCCTCCGGGTCGGCCTGAACGATCAGGTCGATCCCCTCCCCCATGACCGCCGGATACGTCACGACATCGCCCTCGACCACCGGCTCGGGCAGATCGAACGGCACGTCGTACTCGATCCAGTGCCCCTCACGCTCCACCTTCGCCAACGGCTCAGCGTCGTCCACACCCGAAGCGAAGCTGACATCGAACACCGGCGCCGCAACGTCAAGGCGCCCGTCACCGTCCACGTCGCTGGGCTCAACCGTGCGATCAACGCTCGCCCAAGAGCCGTCGTCCTGCCCCGCGCGCACGGCGGATGCCGAGGACGACCAGCGGACGTCGAGGCCGTTCGGCTGGGCGTAGGACGTCTCCCACGGGCTGTAGGAGTCCTGCGCTGCGACCTCGTGCCCGCACCGGACCGCCATCTCGAACGCGGCATCCATCGTCGGCGCCACGCTGTCGCAGTCCTCAGCCGCCAAGCCCACTCCCAGGGCGGAGAACGCCATGTCGTCGAGATCCGTCATCGCCGCCGTCGCACCGCTGGCAACCATCACCAGCGCGACCGCACCCGCGACGATCGCAGACACTTGCGTCCGTCCAGCAGCCGTCAAACTGGCGAAAGACCGCCGAAATCGCCCTACAGATGTACGAAGTCTGGCCGTCAGGCCACCCACCAGATCCAGCACCGGCAAGCTCCCCCACAGATCATGACGGCGCCTGGACGGCACCTGAACGCCCGAAATCTACTGCCTCACCTGGGTCCGGTACGACGAAAATGTCCACAACGCCGGGTGATCTTTTCACCATGGCCTCGCTATCAGCCTCCTACGGCACGGTCCGAGCCGGCCAAACCCGTGCCGGTCGAGTCCAGCGGGCTGTCATCGTCCCGAACGCTCGCGTGGACGCATGTCAGTGCTGAGCTGCACGGGCAATGGTTACGCTGCGGACCCACGACAAAGAGCCGAAGGGCGGGGCAAAGTGGTGGTGCCTCGGGCGCAGGACAGGGTGCAGTGCGCGGAGTGCGGCAGGTGGTTCGTCTCGGTGGCGAACCATGTCCTCAGGGCGCATGGCATGACGGCCGACGAGTACCGGGCAGCACATGACCTGTTGAAGTCGGACCCTCTGATCGGTCAGGACCTCCTGGAGTGGCGAAGGGAGCTCGGCGCGCGGCGCATGCGTGAGCCTGAGCAGCGCGACAAGCTGCTGTCGGTAGGGTTCCGCGCCCGCCCGGAGAACATCACAGGGCAGCGGGACCCGCGCACGACACGGAGGGTCGGCCGCTCGCACCGGGAACGCTCAGCCCAGTGGTGGTGTGACCGGCTTGCCATCATCGGGTGCGAGTCGCTGGAAGAGGCTGTCGCCTGGGCTGCCCAGCGCAACGTCGGTTGGATCGAGGTCGCCCAAGCGATCGGTGTCAGCCCAGCACATCTGCGGGCGACCGCCAAGAAGCAGGGCGTGCGTGCCCGCCGCCGCGTCACGCCCCATCAGGAGCGAATGCTGGACCTGGCAAGGCAGTACGTTGCGGAGCACGGGCCGCTGCGGTGGATCCCTGACCAGCGCGACCTCGGACAATGGATATCGGCCCAGCGTCAGACGCTGGCCGACGGCCGACCACGCTCGGCGGTGCACGACCGGCTAGACGAGATCGACCCCCACTGGCACCTGCGCCACGATGAACGCGAACCGGTCTGCGCCCACGAGGAATGCGAGTCCGTCGCCGTCACTCGGGGCTTGTGCCACCGGCACTCCGAGCAGCTCTTCCGTTCACAACGCCGCGCCACGCAGAACGCGGATGTCGATCTGGTGACCTGCCGAGAGTGCCGGGCGGTGTTCCGCACCCTCAAAGCGCACCTGCGCCAGGTGCACCACATGAGCGGCGACGAATACCAGACCAAACACCAGGTCGGCCCGAGCGCCTTGGAGTCCCCCGCGGTAAACGACGACCGGACTGCCAGAACCGCCCAGATCTGGGCGGAACGACTCGGGCGTGCCGGCTGGACCAGTTGGCGACAGGCAGCGCACTGGGCGGTCACGAACGATGTCGGATGGCCCGAGGCCGGTGCACGGATGGGAGCGTCCTGGCGGATGGCCCAAGCCCAGGTACGCTCCGACGGAATCACCATCCCGCGACGCAAGCACGACGCGCGACACCGCCAAGCGGACACAGCCATGCAGGCCACCGCTGTCACGCTGGGCTACGACGACCTGGCCAACCTGCTCGAGCAGGCACGCCATCTGAACGACGTCGAGTTCGGCAAGCTCGTCGGCCTCGGTCAAGGACCAGCGGCCACGTTCCGTCGGCGCCACGGCATTCCCACACCCGGACGGTACACACCCCACCGCACGCAACGGGTTGAGACCGCCGCGGCCGCCCGTTGGCAACCCAACTCCAGGCGATGGGCTGGACAACGTGGGACGACGCGATCGACTGGGCGATCGAACACGAAAGCACCTGGGACGACGTCGCAACCCACCTGGGCGTCTCGCCCGCGCTGCTGCGCAAGTGGATCGCCAAGCACAACGACATCCCGACAATGCCGCGCAAGCTCACCGCAGACGAGATCGAACTACTAGATCTCGCCCGCAGGCATCACGCCGCAGCTGGCACGTTACGGCCGGCCCACCCCGAACGGCTCGAATCCTGGCTCACCCGACAACGCCGTCGCCGCGACAACGGCACCACTACCCGCGCGATGATCGAACTATCGAGGATCGACCCCACCTGGTAGCTCGACTCTAGAAGGAACTGCTGCACGCACGGTCGACGCCGGACCCCCTTCACGCATGGACACGTGAACGTGCCGGAGTTGCACGGCTTACAACATGTCAGAAGGGACAGCAGTAGTTGCGCTGGTGGGGCGGGGAGGGCCTGGGGAGCGGTTTCGACATCACGCGCGGCCGCATCGACGCGGCCACAGCGAGTGCCACACGCGCTGCAAAGCGAGGTCAAGTATCTACGAGCCGTGCATCGTCCACCCCAACGTGAGGCCGACTCTCAAATCAGTCACGTGTCCGTGCAACACCCACCACGTCATAACCGTGTGGGTGGCACGAGGTCACGCTACCCTCGCTCACCAGATTCGTCGTTTATGGGAGTTGTCGTGACCGAGCAAGACGCGTTCGGTGGGCATCCAGGGCAAGTCAATTCGGTGGCCGTGACGCCAGACGGCCACCGCATCCTCACTGGTGGCGAAGATGCGACCGTGCGGGCGTGGGACGCGATATCGGGCGAGCCCCTCGGCTTATTCCTCGGTCACCGTCGCTCTGTGCGTGCAGTGGCCGTGACGCCAGACGGTCGCCGGGCTGTGACCGTAGGAGGCGAACACATGGTGCGGGTCTGGGACCTGACCACGGGTACCCAGACGAACGAGCTCACCGGACACACTGGCTGGGTGAACGCCGTGATTACGACACCCGACGGCCGCCAAGCCATCACCGCGGGACTTGACGGCAGTGTGCGGTTTTGGGACCTGACCACCGGCACCCAAACCACCGAAATCATCGGGGACTTCTCCGTGCGTGCGGTGGCCGTGACACCCGATGGTCGCCACGTCATCACCGCCAGTGACGACGACGCGGTGCGGGTCTGGGACCCGACCTTCGGCACTCAAGCCGCCAAGCTCACCGGACACACCAGCCGGGTGAACGCGGTAGTAGTGACACCCGACGGCCGCGAGGCCATCACCGCGGGAATGGACGGCAGCGTGCGGGTCTGGGACCTGGACACCGCCACCCAAACCGCCGAGCTCACCGGACACACCGGCTCGGTGAACGCCGTGGCGGTGACACCCGACGGCCGCTTCGCCATCACCGCCGGGGACGACCGCGCGGTGCGGGTCTGGGACCTGGACACCGCCACCCAAACCGCCGAGCTCACCGGACACACCAGCCGGGTGAACGCCGTGACAGTGACACCCGACGGCCGCCACGCCATCACCGCCGGAGACAACGACGCGGTGCGGATGTGGGACCTGGACACCGCCACCCAAACCGCCGAGCTCACCGGACACACCAGCCGGGTGAACGCCGTGACAGTGACACCCGACGGCCGCCACGCCATTACGGGTGGGAACGACCGCGCGGTGCGAGTTTGGGATCTGGTCACCGGCACCCAATCCACCGAGCTCACCGGACACACCGGCTGGGTGAACGCGGTAGCAGTGACACCCGACGGCCGCCACGCCATCACCGCAGGAAACAACGATGCGGTCCGGATCTGGGATCTGGCCACCGGGACTCAGACCACCCAGCTCACCGGACTTTTTCGATGGGTGAACGCGGTAGCTCTCACACCCGACGGCCGGCTCGCCATCACGGGAGAGCGCGATGGCGCGGTGCGGGTCTGGGATCTGACCACCGGCACGCAGACCACCCAGCTCATCGGACACGCTCACGACGTGAACGCGATAGCTGTTACGCCCGACGGTCGCCACGCCATCTCCGCAGGAATCGGCCACGGGGTGTGGGTTTGGGACCTGACCACCGGCACCCAGACTGCCCGTATCACCGGACACACTGGTCCAGTGAACGCGGTGACCGTTACACCCGACGGGCGCCACGTCGTCATCGCCGGGAGCGACGCGATAGTCCGGATCTGGGATCTGACCACCGCTACCCAGACCGCCCAGCTCACCGGGCACACCGGCTGGGTGAACGCGGTGGCTGTGACGCCGGATGGTCGTCGCGCCATCACGGTCGCCGATGACGCGACCGTACGAGTCTGGGATCTCGCGTCGGGGCGCCTGCTCCACGTCCTACGCGGCCACTGGGGCGCGGTGCTGGATGTCGCTATCATTCCAACATCTGACCAGGCCGGTCAGGAGGCCATCAGCGTCGGGGTCGATGGAACGATCCGCGTGTGGGACGTGAACCAAGGCGTTCAAGTCCGTGGCACGTTTGACCCTGGCATCATCAACGTCCTACATGCAGCAGTTCTGTCGGACGATGCGTCGTCACGTGATGCGCTTGGCCTCGATTCTCACGTGGACGCTATTGGGCGGCTGATTGCCGCTCGTTCGACTCAACCACCTCTCGCGATCGCACTCCTGGCTCCGTGGGGTGGTGGGAAGTCGACGTTCTTACGTCTTCTGGACCGCCACGTCACCCAGGCTCACCAGGGTGATGCCGCGTTTGTCCAGCATCCCCGCGTGGTGACGTTTAACGTCTGGCACTACTCAGACACGTCGGTGCTGGTCGGCCTCGCCACCCAGGTCGTGCGAACCCTGCGCGGAGACGACAAAGTGCCACCCGATGGCCCCACCGAGACCAGTGGTACGACCGACAGTGACATCCTCGGCCGTCGCGTCCGTGATGCGACGTTGGAAGCAGCTCGACTCTCTCGGCTCAGGGCTGGGTTGAACACCGAGCGCCCGAGGACTGTTAAGGAGGCGATCGCATGGGCGCATGCCCAGGCCCGGATCCTCCGACTCCTGCCTGGGGTTCTCCGGCAGGGCGGACCTGTCCCGGTCCTGTTGGTCGTCGCCAGTCTCGGCATTGCCGCTCTTGCAATCGGTGTCGCGACTGTTCTGACACTCAACGCTCCCGGCTTTATTGCCTGGGCACAGGATCGCGTTTCCGGGGTTGCCACCATCTGGACGTCCCTTGGCTGGGTCACCGTCGTCTCCGCGCTCGTAGTTTCTGCCGCGAGGGCCTTGTCGAAGCTGGTCCGGACCTGGCCTCGAGTAGCCGCGTCGTGGTCACGCCTTCGGCGGCTCGTGCTGGACTCCCTAGCCGAACGTGAGCAGGAACTTGTCGCCGTCGTTTCGACGGCGAGGGCTGCAGACTTCGTCGCCCGCCTCGCCGACCACCTCCACGACCCCCAACGCCTAGAGAAATTGGACAAGCACCGCGGCGCCGCGGGCGCGGTCCAGGACGAGCTCACCGAACTCGCCCGGCTCCTAGAACGAGCACACGAACAACGCGACGCACTGCCCGAAGAGCAGCGCAAGGACCTGGACGCTGTCTACACCGACCGGATCATCCTGCACCTCGACGACTTGGACAGGTGCAAACCTGACAGGGTCGTCGAGGTTCTCCACGCTGTCGCGCTCTTGCAGTCGATCCCGTTGTTCATCGTGATCGTGTCGGTCGACCCACGCTGGTTGCGACGATCGGTCGAGCAACATAACAACGAGATCTTCCGGTTGGCCGAAGTCCACGAACAGCTGGGCTCAGTTGTTGGCGACCCACTCAGCTTCCTCGACAAGATCTTCCAAATCCCCTACGCACTGCCCAAATTGACGCCCGAGATCGCCGGCGACTACCTCCTACGCACTGCCGCCGACGGCAACCTGGTCGATCGTGCATTGCTCGATCTCCAGACCGTCACCGAGACACCGTTGCCTCCGAAGGAGGGCAAGACGGCGTCGAACGAAGACCCAACGGACCGCGCGACGCTGCAAGCTGTGCCTGCGCCGACCGACACGCCCGGTACGTCGGGCAACGAGTTCGACGACGTTCGCCTCAGCGAGCCTCATCTGATCGATCCGGGCACGTTGGAGGCCGTCACCCGTGAACGTCGCGCGAACACGCTGCGCCTGACAAACCACGAGGCCCGTTACCTCGCCGTGGTCGCGCAGGCAGCAACAACCCCGCGGGCCGTGAAGAAGATCCTGAACCTCTACCAGCTGTTACGCCTCGGGCGGCACGTCGCGGGACATGAGACGTTCGACCGGGAGCGCACCGGCGGCTATCTGTCGGCAGGGTTGTTGCTAGGCCTCCTGGTGGCCGCGCCCGCGCAAGCAGCGCGGATCTTTCGCGCACTCGACGATTCGCAAGCCGGGATGCCGCTGCCCGCGTTGCTCACGAACGTTCGCGCCGAACACGCGCTCGTGCGTCATGAGCACTGCCCGGAGTGCAGTATCTGGGACA
Coding sequences within it:
- a CDS encoding LamG-like jellyroll fold domain-containing protein; its protein translation is MSAIVAGAVALVMVASGATAAMTDLDDMAFSALGVGLAAEDCDSVAPTMDAAFEMAVRCGHEVAAQDSYSPWETSYAQPNGLDVRWSSSASAVRAGQDDGSWASVDRTVEPSDVDGDGRLDVAAPVFDVSFASGVDDAEPLAKVEREGHWIEYDVPFDLPEPVVEGDVVTYPAVMGEGIDLIVQADPEATGFRELIRVADEEAASNPELEELAFDVRVSPGLTLVDEGDGFAAIDAEGEQVFLAPVPLMWSEPEQPSAEPVPSAARVGAAGASDAESAAGDEPAAPGMAHREDLAELPVDVEPTTESGRSATVSIVPDQEMLVGEGAVFPVVIDPSVTGVTLNEWAGVKSAWPTSSSGYKFQDRPLGDHGVGLCDAASSYGAECAGVTSKQRVLYEFRATKVGELRSMDVTGAEFSVSGVFGATCQAAGTMLYQLGNAQVSTSTSWNSMASWSTQVGSKSVIHRSGCDGRQVRIGFDVTESAKKVASSNWSYLTLGLKVDESTMSKWKRYAGSQYNGDADHGATLSVTYNRPPGDPKYLKTWVDGIDKGCRPATSRAYLRTTRPTVGATITDPDGTQSKGQFEVWNTATENKVWGAYSGLKAGGQHKLMVSSGKLFNGNIYRWRVRAVDPAGATGAWSAWCYFEVDTAPPHTPTVDPVTVGVEAVYPNVEKGGLESGGAGQEGKFLLGAQGSTDTVRYEWSFGTDTFSEGESVAPGANHTISYTPKRPGAITLSVKAFDRAGNASLSVREYKFDVAPAIATAVWPLDDGTGTVASERVQGKGTQPLQFRGTETNSTLPQWTTGPHEEFESRAGDKAVSFDGVDDRLVTDGPVVDTSKSFVVSAHVWLDPNTSLTGQHVALSQNGTRTSPFTLGYRASCAAMNSKPCWSFIMYGSDTDGASAVSAQAPFEAKPGEWVHLTGAYDDKTDEVKVWACQIGTRQTPLPGDPVVGVAATKLTTSWTTNAPFSVGRRLMSGVQDNFWQGRVDNVRVFDGQVVAESKIRRLCQGSDFETFTGTGDADEAMALLDPTEKEDM
- a CDS encoding P-loop NTPase fold protein; protein product: MTEQDAFGGHPGQVNSVAVTPDGHRILTGGEDATVRAWDAISGEPLGLFLGHRRSVRAVAVTPDGRRAVTVGGEHMVRVWDLTTGTQTNELTGHTGWVNAVITTPDGRQAITAGLDGSVRFWDLTTGTQTTEIIGDFSVRAVAVTPDGRHVITASDDDAVRVWDPTFGTQAAKLTGHTSRVNAVVVTPDGREAITAGMDGSVRVWDLDTATQTAELTGHTGSVNAVAVTPDGRFAITAGDDRAVRVWDLDTATQTAELTGHTSRVNAVTVTPDGRHAITAGDNDAVRMWDLDTATQTAELTGHTSRVNAVTVTPDGRHAITGGNDRAVRVWDLVTGTQSTELTGHTGWVNAVAVTPDGRHAITAGNNDAVRIWDLATGTQTTQLTGLFRWVNAVALTPDGRLAITGERDGAVRVWDLTTGTQTTQLIGHAHDVNAIAVTPDGRHAISAGIGHGVWVWDLTTGTQTARITGHTGPVNAVTVTPDGRHVVIAGSDAIVRIWDLTTATQTAQLTGHTGWVNAVAVTPDGRRAITVADDATVRVWDLASGRLLHVLRGHWGAVLDVAIIPTSDQAGQEAISVGVDGTIRVWDVNQGVQVRGTFDPGIINVLHAAVLSDDASSRDALGLDSHVDAIGRLIAARSTQPPLAIALLAPWGGGKSTFLRLLDRHVTQAHQGDAAFVQHPRVVTFNVWHYSDTSVLVGLATQVVRTLRGDDKVPPDGPTETSGTTDSDILGRRVRDATLEAARLSRLRAGLNTERPRTVKEAIAWAHAQARILRLLPGVLRQGGPVPVLLVVASLGIAALAIGVATVLTLNAPGFIAWAQDRVSGVATIWTSLGWVTVVSALVVSAARALSKLVRTWPRVAASWSRLRRLVLDSLAEREQELVAVVSTARAADFVARLADHLHDPQRLEKLDKHRGAAGAVQDELTELARLLERAHEQRDALPEEQRKDLDAVYTDRIILHLDDLDRCKPDRVVEVLHAVALLQSIPLFIVIVSVDPRWLRRSVEQHNNEIFRLAEVHEQLGSVVGDPLSFLDKIFQIPYALPKLTPEIAGDYLLRTAADGNLVDRALLDLQTVTETPLPPKEGKTASNEDPTDRATLQAVPAPTDTPGTSGNEFDDVRLSEPHLIDPGTLEAVTRERRANTLRLTNHEARYLAVVAQAATTPRAVKKILNLYQLLRLGRHVAGHETFDRERTGGYLSAGLLLGLLVAAPAQAARIFRALDDSQAGMPLPALLTNVRAEHALVRHEHCPECSIWDRLTMMTDNALQAGAPAASDGYQDWLKEVARLSFHTEYLWNDDDAAVR